A stretch of the Streptomyces venezuelae genome encodes the following:
- a CDS encoding MerR family transcriptional regulator, protein MLMTIGHLAELTGVPASAIRYWERHGLLPQPERHSGQRRYPTEAAERITLLRKCQQAGLTLAEISDFQQDKPLREAMIRAKIAEVEQRRIDLDHAHQFLTHALQCSKPDIIDCPTFRKEMEAW, encoded by the coding sequence ATGCTGATGACGATCGGCCACCTGGCCGAGCTCACCGGGGTACCGGCCTCGGCCATCCGGTACTGGGAACGCCACGGCCTCCTGCCCCAGCCCGAACGCCACAGCGGCCAGCGCCGCTACCCGACGGAGGCGGCCGAACGCATCACCCTGCTCCGCAAGTGCCAGCAGGCCGGCCTCACGCTGGCCGAGATCTCCGACTTCCAGCAGGACAAGCCCCTTCGCGAGGCCATGATCCGCGCCAAGATCGCCGAGGTCGAGCAGCGCAGGATCGACCTCGACCACGCCCACCAGTTCCTCACGCACGCCCTGCAGTGCAGCAAGCCGGACATCATCGACTGCCCGACCTTCAGGAAGGAGATGGAAGCCTGGTAG
- a CDS encoding class II aldolase/adducin family protein gives MSEAQDLARRIAESARQLFEAGVMSHSGHANLSARLDDERMLLTPGSVRGLLPGQVATVHRDGRALEGSLQSSSAEIVAMHAVVYRARPAVGAVIHTHSPAATAFAVAHRPLPCRTEPLLRFGQAEAVPVVAWGPRGSDVSVRSITRVLAENPTTRAVLLANHGLLAFGPDLTATANLVMAIEESAEAELAAAAIGGAVDFPEGALTAVRASMARVA, from the coding sequence ATGTCCGAAGCACAAGACCTGGCACGCCGGATCGCGGAGTCCGCGCGGCAGCTGTTCGAGGCGGGGGTGATGTCGCACTCGGGGCACGCCAACCTCAGCGCACGGCTCGACGACGAGCGGATGCTGCTGACCCCCGGTTCCGTACGCGGCCTCCTGCCCGGGCAGGTGGCGACCGTGCACCGGGACGGGCGGGCGCTGGAGGGGAGCCTGCAGTCCTCCAGCGCCGAGATCGTCGCGATGCACGCGGTGGTCTACCGTGCGCGTCCCGCGGTGGGCGCGGTGATCCACACCCATTCGCCCGCCGCGACGGCCTTCGCGGTGGCCCACCGGCCGCTGCCGTGCCGCACCGAGCCGCTGCTGCGCTTCGGGCAGGCCGAGGCCGTGCCGGTGGTGGCCTGGGGGCCGCGTGGTTCGGACGTGTCGGTGCGCAGCATCACCCGGGTTCTGGCAGAGAACCCGACGACGCGGGCGGTTCTGCTGGCCAACCACGGCCTGTTGGCGTTCGGCCCTGACCTGACCGCCACGGCGAACCTGGTGATGGCGATCGAGGAGAGCGCGGAGGCGGAGCTCGCCGCGGCGGCGATCGGCGGGGCGGTGGACTTCCCCGAGGGCGCGCTAACAGCCGTACGGGCGTCGATGGCGCGGGTCGCCTGA
- a CDS encoding carboxymuconolactone decarboxylase family protein: MGGEADEADEADEADEAMEALRSRFRVTFGTVPRGAEERLRVAGAFGRLGTEQALLALRHIVLHDSPLGDRVQRLVHVGQLLALGRGDAARLHARGALHAGATLAELVGVAETALITSGAPGYALGMEIVAELCEDR, from the coding sequence ATGGGCGGCGAGGCGGACGAGGCCGACGAGGCCGACGAGGCCGACGAGGCGATGGAGGCGCTGCGGAGCCGGTTCCGGGTGACGTTCGGGACGGTACCGAGGGGCGCGGAGGAGCGGCTGCGGGTGGCCGGGGCGTTCGGGCGGCTGGGCACCGAGCAGGCGCTCCTGGCCCTGCGTCACATCGTGCTGCACGACAGCCCGCTGGGCGACCGGGTGCAGCGGCTGGTGCACGTCGGACAGTTGCTGGCGCTCGGCCGCGGCGACGCCGCCCGGCTGCACGCCCGGGGCGCGCTGCACGCCGGTGCCACCCTCGCAGAGCTGGTCGGGGTGGCCGAGACCGCCCTGATCACGTCGGGTGCGCCCGGGTACGCCCTCGGTATGGAGATCGTCGCGGAGCTCTGCGAGGACCGCTGA
- a CDS encoding ABC transporter ATP-binding protein, with translation MARPRAEAVCRETTDTAAPVVELRDATKTYPGGVHALRGVDLTVRAGELVAIVGPSGPGKSTMLNVIGTLDKPTTGTVRIAGHDVNALSDAQLSLPPGRGPGRRRQRRGRPAVRGRHPRERRARARTALERVRPGHRLDHRPHKLSGGEKQRIAIARALVGEPDLLLADEPTGALDTATGEVVMELLRELNEAGTTLCVITHDNDIADSLPRRVRFRDGEVVADSRTGQVAP, from the coding sequence ATGGCACGGCCCCGGGCCGAGGCGGTGTGCCGCGAGACGACCGACACAGCCGCCCCCGTGGTCGAACTCCGCGACGCGACCAAGACCTACCCCGGCGGCGTCCACGCTCTGCGCGGCGTGGACCTGACCGTCCGCGCGGGCGAACTCGTCGCGATCGTCGGACCCTCCGGACCGGGGAAGTCCACGATGCTGAACGTCATCGGCACCCTCGACAAGCCGACCACCGGCACCGTCCGGATCGCCGGCCACGACGTGAACGCGCTGTCCGACGCCCAGCTCTCACTTCCACCTGGCCGCGGGCCGGGACGCCGTCGACAACGTCGCGGACGGCCTGCTGTACGCGGGCGCCACCCCCGGGAGCGCCGCGCCCGGGCCCGCACCGCCCTCGAGCGCGTCCGGCCGGGCCACCGGCTCGACCACCGCCCGCACAAGCTGTCCGGCGGGGAGAAGCAGCGCATCGCGATCGCCCGCGCCCTCGTGGGCGAACCGGACCTGCTCCTGGCGGACGAGCCGACCGGAGCCCTGGACACCGCGACCGGCGAGGTCGTCATGGAGCTGCTGCGCGAGCTGAACGAGGCCGGGACCACCCTCTGCGTCATCACGCACGACAACGACATCGCCGACTCCCTGCCCCGCCGGGTCCGCTTCCGCGACGGCGAAGTGGTCGCCGACTCCCGTACAGGGCAGGTGGCGCCATGA
- a CDS encoding Tn3 family transposase — translation MLGYRFAPRFRDLADQRFWRADLPDGVAQAAGYGPLEAVACNKANLKRIASNSRNPPGPLSSSAIRGRRSSANDGELKRSAHHRCSGGQRRPLPECDSHGSCADGA, via the coding sequence ATGCTCGGTTACCGCTTCGCCCCGCGCTTTCGTGACCTCGCCGACCAGAGGTTCTGGCGCGCGGACCTGCCCGACGGCGTGGCGCAGGCCGCCGGGTACGGGCCGTTGGAGGCCGTCGCCTGCAACAAGGCGAACCTCAAGCGCATCGCAAGCAACAGTCGCAACCCGCCCGGACCGCTGAGTTCATCCGCGATCCGGGGCCGACGATCTTCAGCAAACGATGGCGAGCTCAAGCGGTCAGCGCATCACCGCTGTTCAGGAGGTCAGCGTAGACCTCTGCCGGAGTGCGATAGCCATGGGTCCTGCGCGGACGGTGCTTGA
- a CDS encoding SMI1/KNR4 family protein yields MDDQSPPLSSLDAFESWEPVLRLTLGDDTERRTARPARVAGRISQHGWSLAHRGAMSSTARIAVEGIQRALARGRVQEIAFRAEVRPEGRTMLGLVWPSPAVEPAVGYPDLGVLVLADGWLPEPWLRRPHPVPGAMPAPSADLELLERTLREWLPDAVGATEEEIAAAEARLDVTLPEEFKVLYRVTRVDAGDDFGDDFEEAELAGEAVGCELSGLEHLYAVDGAVRYPGWDVSSTQAACTEPDAAVQGLAGSPGWICFGTNGGDEFAVDLTPGPAGHLGQIILVDHEQSLGAELVADSLTDFVLGRMREERRNRVGYELLAVARVGTGRLETIQAAVHPALEVLSIDHWAGAPLSLAPVAGLPRLRALSASPGTLADPLEAAGLTGLEFLELGAQEWRVLLDAGAVPRTLKAAAVKVHDQDHLPVVALANEILALWDRPQIVQTLLEGDLGPAA; encoded by the coding sequence ATGGACGATCAGAGCCCCCCCTTGTCATCGCTGGACGCTTTCGAGAGCTGGGAGCCCGTGCTGCGGCTCACGCTGGGCGACGACACGGAACGGCGTACCGCTCGGCCCGCCCGTGTGGCAGGGCGCATCAGCCAACACGGGTGGAGCCTTGCCCATCGTGGAGCGATGTCGTCGACAGCGCGGATCGCGGTGGAGGGCATACAGAGGGCTCTTGCACGCGGCAGAGTTCAGGAAATCGCGTTCAGGGCGGAGGTCCGACCGGAAGGAAGGACCATGCTCGGCCTGGTCTGGCCCAGCCCGGCTGTGGAACCGGCCGTCGGCTACCCGGACCTGGGGGTACTTGTCCTGGCCGACGGCTGGCTTCCCGAGCCCTGGCTCCGCCGCCCCCATCCGGTGCCCGGAGCGATGCCGGCCCCCTCGGCCGATCTCGAGCTGCTGGAGCGCACGCTCCGCGAATGGTTGCCCGACGCCGTCGGCGCGACGGAAGAGGAGATCGCCGCCGCCGAAGCCCGCCTTGATGTCACCCTGCCCGAGGAGTTCAAGGTGCTCTACCGGGTGACGCGGGTGGACGCGGGCGACGACTTCGGCGACGACTTCGAGGAGGCGGAGCTCGCCGGCGAGGCGGTCGGCTGCGAGCTCTCCGGCCTGGAGCACCTGTACGCCGTCGACGGAGCGGTCCGTTACCCCGGCTGGGACGTCAGCTCGACGCAAGCGGCCTGCACCGAGCCCGACGCCGCGGTGCAGGGCCTGGCCGGCTCGCCGGGGTGGATCTGCTTCGGGACCAACGGCGGCGACGAGTTCGCAGTCGACCTGACCCCCGGCCCGGCCGGGCACCTCGGACAGATCATCCTGGTCGATCACGAGCAGAGCCTCGGCGCCGAGCTCGTGGCCGACTCCCTTACCGATTTCGTGCTGGGCCGGATGCGGGAGGAACGCCGTAACCGCGTCGGCTACGAGCTTCTGGCCGTGGCCAGGGTCGGCACCGGACGCCTCGAAACCATCCAGGCCGCCGTCCATCCCGCCCTGGAAGTCCTGTCCATCGACCACTGGGCCGGTGCACCGCTCAGCCTCGCGCCGGTCGCCGGACTGCCCCGCCTGCGCGCGCTCAGCGCCTCGCCGGGCACACTGGCCGACCCCCTGGAGGCCGCCGGACTCACCGGACTGGAGTTCCTGGAACTCGGCGCGCAGGAATGGCGCGTCCTCCTGGACGCCGGAGCCGTCCCGCGCACCCTGAAAGCCGCAGCCGTCAAGGTCCACGACCAAGATCACCTGCCCGTCGTGGCCCTCGCCAACGAGATCCTGGCCCTCTGGGACCGGCCCCAGATCGTACAGACGCTCCTTGAGGGAGACCTCGGCCCCGCGGCCTGA